A single Providencia manganoxydans DNA region contains:
- a CDS encoding HlyD family secretion protein encodes MNIKKYLLIVISVFIIVSSIYLLWNHYALSPWTRDGRVRAEINQVTAEVSGKVEQLMIIDNQEVKQGELLLVVDPTDYEIKLRQSELELNDLVVQYNFAKNQLARRTKLSQVAISKEELDDAKSRQESLAKKIELAKVKIEKAKLDLSRTQIHSPVNGFITNLNLRTGNYINAGSPLFAIVDKDSFYVIAYLEETKMANVVVGDNANIKLYGNNHELKGKVQSIGRAIDDNNSTTGSQLLENIQPNYPWVRLAQRVPIKISLNDTQGVTLIPGTTCTVFIED; translated from the coding sequence ATGAATATAAAGAAATATTTATTAATTGTGATATCTGTATTCATCATTGTTTCGTCTATATATTTATTATGGAACCATTATGCATTAAGCCCATGGACTCGGGATGGTAGAGTAAGAGCTGAAATCAACCAAGTGACAGCAGAGGTTTCAGGGAAAGTTGAGCAATTGATGATCATCGATAACCAAGAAGTCAAACAAGGTGAATTATTACTTGTCGTTGATCCTACTGACTATGAAATCAAACTACGTCAATCTGAATTAGAACTTAATGATTTAGTGGTTCAATACAATTTTGCCAAGAACCAATTAGCAAGGCGTACTAAACTAAGTCAGGTTGCGATATCTAAGGAAGAGCTAGATGATGCAAAGTCGCGCCAAGAAAGCTTAGCCAAAAAAATTGAATTAGCAAAGGTGAAGATTGAAAAAGCTAAACTTGACCTATCAAGAACACAAATTCATTCACCAGTAAATGGCTTTATTACTAATTTGAATTTGCGTACAGGGAATTATATTAATGCAGGCTCCCCTCTATTTGCGATCGTTGATAAAGATTCTTTCTATGTGATTGCTTATTTAGAAGAAACTAAAATGGCCAATGTTGTTGTTGGTGATAATGCAAATATAAAGTTGTACGGCAACAATCATGAATTAAAAGGCAAAGTACAAAGCATTGGTCGAGCAATTGACGATAACAACTCTACGACAGGAAGCCAGCTACTTGAAAATATACAACCTAACTACCCATGGGTCCGATTAGCACAAAGAGTACCAATTAAAATATCATTAAATGATACTCAAGGAGTAACCCTTATACCGGGTACGACTTGCACTGTATTTATTGAAGACTAA